From Caulobacter segnis, a single genomic window includes:
- a CDS encoding glycoside hydrolase family 15 protein produces the protein MGESLHKKTLDLFPIGNCAVSALIDTEGRFVWGCAPRVDSDPVFSALLDDADPQGDAAKGLWEVQVDRRAEVRQGYIRNTPILRTEIADEDGARIEIIDFAPRYLQFGRTFRPTAFIRLIRPITGVARVTLRLRPTAGWGAKVAEHTSGSNHIRYLCSDMTLRLSTDAPVSHILEERPFRLERPIAMFLGADEGFDANIGATCERMLRETEGYWKHWVRGLAVPLDYQTAVIRAAITLKLCMHEETGAIVAALTTSIPEHADSGRNWDYRYCWLRDAYYVVQALNRLGAVDILENYLGYLRNIVDRAGGGHIQPLFGVGFEEVLTERFAPDLPGYRGMGPVRVGNQAFEHIQNDVYGQIILSTVQAFFDERLLRPATVEDFEALEPVGERAFQLHDQPDASLWEFRGRANVHTYSSAMCWAACDRLGNAAEKLGLTDKAALWNGRAAQVRKVIEDRAWNAELGRFAATFEGDELDASLLQLVDLRFHKPDDPRNVATLKAIEDGLRRGAYLLRYAIPDDFGSPQTAFNICTFWLIEALHLSGRTEEARELFEDMLSRRTGAGLLSEDIGFADGELWGNYPQTYSLVGLINCAVLLSRPWTSVR, from the coding sequence ATGGGTGAAAGCTTGCACAAGAAAACGCTCGATCTGTTCCCGATCGGCAATTGCGCGGTCAGCGCCCTGATCGACACCGAAGGCCGGTTCGTCTGGGGCTGCGCGCCGCGCGTCGATTCCGATCCGGTGTTCAGCGCCCTGCTGGACGACGCCGATCCCCAGGGCGACGCGGCCAAGGGCCTTTGGGAGGTCCAGGTAGACCGCCGCGCCGAGGTGCGCCAGGGCTACATCCGCAACACGCCGATCCTGCGCACCGAGATCGCCGACGAGGACGGCGCCCGGATCGAGATCATCGACTTCGCCCCACGCTACCTGCAGTTCGGCCGCACCTTCCGGCCCACCGCCTTCATCCGCCTGATCCGGCCGATCACCGGGGTGGCGCGTGTGACCCTGCGCCTGCGCCCCACGGCCGGCTGGGGGGCCAAGGTCGCCGAGCACACCTCGGGCTCGAACCACATCCGCTACCTGTGCTCGGACATGACCCTGCGCCTCTCCACAGACGCGCCGGTCTCGCACATCCTGGAGGAGCGCCCGTTTCGGCTGGAGCGGCCGATCGCCATGTTCCTGGGCGCGGACGAGGGCTTCGACGCCAATATCGGCGCCACCTGCGAGCGGATGCTGCGCGAGACGGAAGGCTACTGGAAGCACTGGGTGCGCGGCCTGGCCGTGCCGCTGGACTATCAGACGGCGGTGATCCGCGCGGCCATCACTCTGAAGCTGTGCATGCACGAGGAGACCGGGGCCATCGTCGCGGCCTTGACCACCTCGATCCCCGAGCACGCCGACAGCGGCCGCAACTGGGACTACCGCTACTGCTGGCTGCGCGACGCCTATTACGTGGTCCAGGCCCTGAACCGGCTGGGCGCGGTCGACATCCTGGAGAACTATCTGGGCTATCTGCGCAACATCGTCGATCGGGCCGGCGGCGGTCACATCCAGCCGCTGTTCGGGGTGGGCTTCGAGGAGGTGCTGACCGAGCGCTTCGCCCCCGACCTGCCTGGCTATCGCGGCATGGGGCCGGTGCGGGTCGGCAACCAGGCGTTCGAGCACATCCAGAACGACGTCTACGGCCAGATCATCCTGTCGACGGTGCAGGCCTTCTTCGACGAGCGCCTGCTGCGTCCGGCCACGGTCGAGGACTTCGAGGCTCTGGAGCCGGTGGGCGAGCGGGCCTTCCAGCTGCACGACCAGCCCGACGCCAGCCTGTGGGAGTTCCGCGGCCGCGCCAATGTCCACACCTATTCCTCGGCCATGTGCTGGGCGGCCTGCGACCGCCTGGGCAACGCCGCCGAGAAGCTGGGCCTGACCGACAAGGCCGCGCTGTGGAACGGTCGCGCCGCCCAGGTCCGCAAGGTCATCGAGGACCGCGCCTGGAACGCGGAGCTGGGCCGCTTCGCCGCCACCTTCGAGGGTGACGAGCTGGACGCGTCCCTGCTGCAGCTGGTCGACCTGCGCTTCCACAAGCCCGACGATCCGCGCAACGTCGCCACCCTCAAGGCGATCGAGGATGGCCTGCGGCGCGGCGCGTACCTGCTGCGCTACGCCATTCCCGACGACTTCGGCTCGCCGCAGACGGCGTTCAACATCTGCACCTTCTGGCTGATCGAGGCCTTGCACCTGTCGGGCCGCACCGAGGAAGCCCGCGAGCTGTTCGAGGACATGCTGTCGCGCCGCACCGGCGCGGGCCTGCTGTCCGAGGACATCGGCTTCGCCGACGGGGAGCTGTGGGGTAACTATCCGCAGACCTACTCCCTGGTCGGGCTGATCAACTGCGCGGTGCTGCTGAGTCGTCCGTGGACCTCGGTGCGTTAG
- a CDS encoding L,D-transpeptidase family protein yields MMRVTRPCGVLAAAISLLSLVPAQAQSQRPPVAAKTTPQQAVPVVPAAPAPVQPDLSAVQLRADQTELLRRVLGEASTHGFDTKTFAPEKATTQAQLISLTLAYAKAVHSGRLPVSAFMTEWGLRPAPYDPAVDFVAAVQQDRLAAWLDSLPPPYTGYQTLRTGLATYRAIAAKGGWKPLVPTGEAPKEGETGPRIAALAARLAAEDPTVVVGSAPVFDATLIQAVQRAQKRFGLNPDGVVGRGTLEALNTPVEQRIDQIVANMERWRWLPQTLPAERIQVNVAAAILSVFHQDTPTLTMRAVTGRPGDETPMLSSMIHSIVLNPPWNVPSSIATKELWPKEKASPGYLSRNDFIVIPTGDGGSRLQQKAGPKAALGQVKFDFNNPYGVYLHDTPSRSKFDSFSRLASHGCVRLQKPIELAKALMEGDPTWTPEKIDETLASGDTVRAKLPQQIAVFLLYWTAYVTPDGQVNFRQDPYGWDRELVQRIAAL; encoded by the coding sequence GTGATGCGAGTTACGAGACCCTGCGGCGTCCTGGCGGCGGCGATCAGCCTTCTGTCCCTGGTTCCCGCGCAGGCCCAGTCGCAGCGTCCGCCCGTGGCCGCCAAAACCACCCCGCAACAGGCGGTCCCCGTCGTGCCGGCGGCGCCCGCGCCCGTTCAGCCGGACCTTTCCGCCGTCCAACTGCGCGCCGACCAGACCGAGCTTCTGCGCCGCGTGCTGGGCGAGGCCTCGACCCACGGCTTCGACACCAAGACCTTCGCGCCGGAAAAGGCGACCACGCAGGCTCAGCTGATCAGCCTGACCCTGGCCTACGCCAAGGCCGTGCACAGCGGCCGCCTGCCCGTCAGTGCGTTCATGACCGAATGGGGCCTGCGCCCCGCGCCCTACGATCCGGCGGTCGACTTCGTCGCCGCCGTCCAGCAGGACCGTCTGGCCGCCTGGCTGGACAGCCTGCCGCCGCCCTATACCGGTTACCAGACCCTGCGCACGGGCCTGGCGACCTACCGCGCCATCGCCGCCAAGGGTGGTTGGAAGCCGCTGGTCCCGACAGGGGAGGCTCCGAAGGAGGGCGAGACGGGCCCCCGCATCGCGGCGCTGGCCGCGCGCCTGGCGGCCGAGGATCCGACGGTCGTTGTCGGCTCCGCGCCGGTCTTCGACGCGACCCTTATCCAGGCCGTGCAGCGGGCCCAGAAGCGCTTTGGCCTCAATCCGGACGGCGTCGTCGGCCGGGGGACGCTCGAGGCGCTGAACACGCCCGTCGAGCAGCGCATCGACCAGATCGTCGCCAACATGGAGCGCTGGCGCTGGCTGCCCCAGACCCTGCCGGCCGAGCGGATCCAGGTGAACGTGGCCGCGGCCATCCTGTCGGTATTCCATCAGGATACCCCGACCCTGACCATGCGCGCGGTCACAGGTCGTCCCGGCGACGAGACGCCGATGCTGTCGTCTATGATCCATTCGATCGTGCTGAACCCGCCGTGGAACGTGCCGTCCTCGATCGCCACCAAGGAGCTGTGGCCCAAGGAGAAGGCCAGCCCGGGCTATCTGAGCCGCAACGACTTCATCGTCATCCCGACCGGCGACGGCGGCTCGCGTCTTCAGCAGAAGGCCGGCCCCAAGGCGGCCCTGGGGCAGGTGAAGTTCGACTTCAACAATCCCTATGGCGTCTATCTGCACGACACGCCCAGCCGCTCGAAGTTCGACAGCTTCAGCCGGCTGGCCAGCCACGGCTGCGTGCGGCTGCAAAAGCCGATCGAGCTGGCCAAGGCGCTGATGGAGGGTGATCCGACCTGGACGCCCGAAAAGATCGACGAAACCCTGGCCTCGGGCGACACCGTGCGGGCCAAGCTGCCCCAGCAGATCGCGGTCTTCTTGCTGTATTGGACGGCCTATGTGACCCCAGACGGGCAGGTCAACTTCCGCCAGGATCCGTATGGCTGGGATCGTGAGCTCGTGCAGCGGATTGCCGCACTTTGA
- a CDS encoding DUF882 domain-containing protein, producing MHRRKLLQWGLSAVGAGLVPLAAARADDDIIGAILQGKHPNAPVVPAAPPVGLRPTPVETFAAQPAVEPKWVKLRNIHTDEKLEAVYWENGEYVPDAVTALNHVLRDYRNDEVHPIDPGLYDILGKIAEKTQTKAHFQVISGYRSPATNRMLSERSGEVARHSLHMDGKAMDIYLEDISLQEIRAEALGLQLGGVGYYPKSRFVHVDVGRVRAWSGT from the coding sequence ATGCATCGACGTAAGCTGCTTCAGTGGGGGCTGAGCGCTGTTGGGGCCGGACTTGTTCCGCTGGCCGCCGCACGCGCCGACGATGACATCATCGGCGCTATTCTGCAGGGAAAACATCCGAACGCGCCGGTGGTTCCCGCCGCGCCGCCGGTCGGTCTGAGACCGACTCCAGTCGAGACCTTCGCCGCCCAGCCGGCGGTCGAGCCGAAGTGGGTCAAGCTGCGCAACATCCACACGGACGAGAAGCTGGAAGCCGTCTACTGGGAGAACGGCGAGTACGTTCCCGACGCGGTCACGGCCCTGAACCACGTGCTGCGCGACTATCGCAACGACGAGGTCCACCCGATCGACCCAGGCCTCTACGACATCCTGGGCAAGATCGCCGAGAAGACCCAGACCAAGGCGCACTTCCAGGTGATCTCCGGCTATCGTTCGCCCGCGACCAACCGGATGCTGTCCGAACGCAGCGGCGAGGTCGCCCGGCACAGCCTGCACATGGACGGCAAGGCCATGGACATCTACTTGGAAGACATCTCCCTGCAGGAGATCCGGGCCGAGGCTCTGGGGCTGCAGCTGGGCGGCGTCGGCTACTATCCCAAGAGCCGCTTCGTCCATGTCGACGTCGGTCGCGTCCGCGCGTGGTCCGGGACCTGA